In a single window of the Fusarium falciforme chromosome 3, complete sequence genome:
- a CDS encoding Phosphoserine phosphatase — MADQASPAKQNVARPQLTSSMRSSSYLSDHQQYRPPRQEQSRQDQFHGIDTVVEDSGISVHAPVHHTKPILPFNGVPSDENPPTVVESGLSHSYSHPNCAPRAGQKSDRLIATLFYKPREDQASRSPVKTTFADSSEALPANLAPTNDPKEYPLEPPTQESEQLDHIYGSYISPLCITSFLHLMSSFPLPRDAEEPYSSHRCLDNQEQPRIVELTLSPAPAPEYLGLDDLRKHEMIYRFEQEWNVDVILQRDTVWRRHPRLVVFDMDSTLITQEVIDLLADHVKDPPDLPARVAEITHRAMMGELEFEGSFRERVALLKGLPATLFEDLRPVLDVTKGVPELIRALKRLGVKTAVLSGGFQPLTGWLAGQLGIDYAHANHVVIENEKLTGEVKGIIVGKERKRDLLVEIAAKEGIDLSQVIAVGDGANDLLMMEKAGLGVAWNAKPRVQMEANARLNGESLLDLLHILGFSSEEIGDLIA; from the coding sequence ATGGCAGACCAAGCGAGCCCCGCCAAACAGAATGTCGCACGGCCTCAGTTGACGAGCTCGATGAGGAGCAGCTCGTATCTCAGTGACCACCAGCAATatcgccctcctcgacaGGAGCAGTCTCGACAGGACCAGTTCCACGGCATTGACACCGTTGTGGAAGACTCGGGCATCTCTGTTCATGCTCCTGTCCATCACACCAAGCCAATCCTGCCCTTCAATGGCGTTCCCTCTGATGAGAACCCTCCGACTGTGGTCGAGAGCGGTTTGAGCCATTCCTACTCACACCCCAATTGCGCTCCTCGAGCTGGACAGAAGTCGGATCGTCTCATTGCGACCCTCTTCTACAAGCCGAGGGAAGACCAGGCCTCACGATCACCTGTCAAGACCACTTTCGCAGACAGCAGTGAGGCTCTGCCTGCCAACCTGGCGCCCACCAACGACCCCAAGGAGTACCCCCTTGAGCCGCCCACTCAGGAATCTGAGCAGCTGGATCACATCTACGGCTCCTACATCTCGCCGCTATGCATCACCTCATTCCTCCATCTCATGTCTTCCTTCCCCCTTCCTCGAGATGCTGAAGAGCCTTACTCTTCTCACCGGTGTCTCGACAACCAGGAACAGCCGCGCATTGTTGAGCTGACGCTCTCTCCTGCACCAGCTCCTGAGTACCTTGGGCTCGACGACCTGCGGAAGCATGAGATGATTTATAGGTTCGAGCAGGAGTGGAACGTGGATGTGATTCTTCAGCGTGATACCGTTTGGAGGCGTCACCCGCGTCTGGTCGTCTTCGACATGGACAGCACCCTCATCACTCAGGAGGTCATTGATCTCCTGGCCGACCACGTTAAGGATCCCCCAGATCTGCCTGCTCGAGTTGCTGAGATTACGCATCGTGCCATGATGGGCGAGCTTGAATTTGAGGGCTCTTTCCGTGAGCGTGTTGCCCTGCTCAAGGGTCTTCCTGCTACTCTTTTCGAGGATCTGCGGCCGGTATTGGACGTTACCAAGGGTGTTCCCGAACTGATTAGGGCGTTGAAGCGACTTGGTGTCAAGACGGCAGTTCTCTCTGGTGGCTTCCAGCCCCTGacaggctggctggctggacaGCTGGGCATTGATTATGCGCACGCAAACCATGTGGTCATTGAAAACGAGAAGCTGACGGGCGAGGTGAAGGGTATCATTGTGGGCAAGGAGCGAAAGAGGGATCTCCTTGTGGAGATTGCTGCCAAGGAGGGCATCGATCTGTCTCAGGTTATCGCCGTCGGCGACGGTGCTAATGAcctgttgatgatggagaaaGCAGGACTGGGAGTTGCCTGGAACGCGAAGCCACGAGTACAGATGGAAGCGAATGCTCGTCTGAACGGAGAGAGTCTGCTGGACCTCCTACACATTCTTGGCTTTTCTTCTGAAGAGATTGGGGATTTGATTGCGTGA
- a CDS encoding TRNA(Phe) 7-((3-amino-3-carboxypropyl)-4-demethylwyosine(37)-N(4))-methyltransferase has translation MQGLDSCPPAFLDKKKKILEQLSVPNTEYTDASPKGSVDEGIRDLIDEINQSTGFVTTSSCAGRVSVFLEGRRVAETDGEDGQVAGVGGKGAGGTWLFVSHDPVPDDGDENKDWSSTLGLEDSNAVQHVTGTVKERRLIHFKFEAMILHVLTASSEHAQLLLKCAFQAGFRESGALNIIPSGKDAATPMVAIRTMGLAFESLVGHQVDGHHLRLVSPEYLRTLINIANERFAENTKRIGRFRDAFREAVSAPAPRRNPEGEEWEDAAARRERKRTEGLRRKAELQKKREVDGSVEDDIPGGVEGQEQTGLLSGL, from the exons ATGCAGGGCCTCGACTCCTGTCCGCCTGCTTTTctcgacaagaagaaaaagattcTCGAGCAGCTCTCTGTTCCAAACACTGAGTACACGGATGCTTCACCAAAAGGCTCTGTAGATGAGGGGATCCGGGACCTCATTGACGAGATCAATCAGTCGACAGGGTTTGTAACGACGAGCAGTTGCGCGGGACGAGTCAGTGTCTTTCTCGAGGGTCGAAGGGTTGCCGAGACCGATGGAGAGGATGGTCAAGTAGCGGGTGTTGGTGGAAAAGGCGCAGGAGGAACATGGTTATTCGTCTCTCATGATCCGGTGCCTGATGATGGGGATGAGAACAAGGACTGGAGCAGTACATTGGGGCTTGAGGACTCAAATGCAGTTCAGCATGTGACTGGCACGGTCAAAGAGAGGAGACTCATTCATTTCAAGTTCGAGGCCATG ATCCTCCACGTCCTCACGGCATCATCAGAACAtgcccagctcctcctcaagtGCGCCTTTCAGGCCGGCTTCCGCGAGTCTGGCGCTCTCAACATCATCCCGAGCGGCAAGGATGCTGCTACTCCCATGGTAGCCATTCGCACAATGGGTCTCGCCTTTGAGTCTCTCGTCGGACACCAGGTTGATGGTCACCATCTGCGTCTGGTATCACCTGAGTATCTTAGAACACTCATTAACATCGCCAATGAGCGCTTTGCTGAGAATACAAAACGCATTGGACGGTTCCGGGATGCCTTCCGGGAGGCCGTATCTGCCCCGGCTCCGCGTCGGAATCCGGAGGGGGAAGAGTGGGAGGATGCGGCGGCGAGACGAGAGAGGAAGCGTACCGAAGGCCTCCGGCGGAAGGCCGAGCTCCAGAAGAAGCGTGAAGTAGACGGTTCAGTGGAAGACGATATACCTGGCGGGGTTGAGGGTCAGGAGCAGACAGGCCTGCTCAGCGGGTTATGA
- a CDS encoding FAD-binding FR-type domain-containing protein produces the protein MDFYRRRIASANSFMATSTLQSRAEAAHANPEQASYTPNYHSSLDGVNQPMNLLFKDVLWWTLGIMALIVLGIRIFEILWAKLRQVSTLNVAGNKQGYWRTSQWSWMPDLKKHIIYAPLWKKRHNREMRLSSAISMGTLPSRLHFVILFIYLGSNTAYMFVLDWANENKMALCAELRGRSGTLSLVNMVPLIIFAGRNNPLIAILKISFDTYNLLHRWMGRIVVLEAIIHTIAWAIVAVDDIGWEGVGHSIATNLFVGSGAVGTVAMTLLLILSLSPLRHAFYETFLNVHIVLAFVAFIATWAHCASSELPGGLPQLPWIMAIMALWFADRLARMIRIVYVNWSAKGWTDAFCEDMPGNVTRVTLHLPRYVDVQPGTHAYLRFWGLCAWESHPFSIAWVEHVKDSSLPVLEKEPFNAIDKPNTTTKVSFLIGAQTGFTKKLNDRVSLSRRPLRIKAAMEGPYAGHNSLDSYGHVILFAGSTGITHQVSYMRHLLQGYNDGTTATRRITLVWIIREYESLEWVRPYMDVILRMPNRKDVLRVQVFVTRPQNPSDIVSASATVRMFPGRPNIPLLLQKEVQEQMGAMCVTVCGPGALADDVREAARGVQGSSVVDFVEESFTW, from the coding sequence ATGGATTTCTACCGGCGCCGGATCGCTAGTGCCAACTCCTTCATGGCTACCTCGACCTTGCAGAGCCGTGCCGAGGCGGCTCACGCCAACCCCGAGCAGGCTTCTTATACACCCAACTACCACTCGAGTCTCGATGGCGTCAATCAACCTATGAATCTGCTCTTCAAGGATGTGCTCTGGTGGACACTGGGCATTATGGCCCTCATCGTTCTTGGCATCCGCATCTTCGAGATCCTCTGGGCAAAGCTCCGCCAGGTGTCGACGCTCAACGTGGCCGGCAACAAGCAGGGCTACTGGAGAACCTCGCAGTGGAGCTGGATGCCCGATCTCAAGAAGCACATCATCTATGCGCCGTTGTGGAAGAAGCGTCACAATAGAGAAATGAGGCTCTCTTCCGCCATCAGCATGGGTACCCTCCCCTCACGACTTCACTTtgtcatcctcttcatctacCTCGGTAGCAACACTGCCTACATGTTTGTCCTCGATTGGGCCAATGAGAACAAGATGGCTCTCTGCGCTGAGCTTCGAGGCCGCTCTGGCACTCTGTCTCTGGTCAACATGGTGCCcctcatcatctttgccgGACGCAACAACCCCCTCATCGCCATTCTCAAGATCAGCTTCGATACCTACAACCTGCTTCATCGCTGGATGGGTcgcatcgtcgtcctcgaggccatcatccaCACCATCGCCTGGGCGATTGTTGCCGTTGACGACATTGGCTGGGAGGGCGTTGGACATTCCATCGCCACCAACCTCTTTGTGGGTTCAGGAGCAGTCGGGACGGTGGCTATGACCCTCCTCCTGATTCTCTCGCTCTCGCCTCTGCGACACGCCTTCTACGAAACCTTTCTCAACGTCCACATCGTCTTGGCCTTTGTGGCCTTCATCGCCACCTGGGCTCACTGTGCCTCGTCCGAACTCCCTGGTGGTCTTCCCCAGCTCCCCTGGATCAtggccatcatggctctCTGGTTCGCTGACCGCCTTGCTCGCATGATCCGGATCGTCTACGTCAACTGGTCCGCCAAGGGATGGACTGACGCTTTCTGTGAAGACATGCCTGGCAACGTCACCCGAGTAACACTTCACCTGCCCAGATACGTCGACGTGCAGCCCGGAACCCACGCCTACCTGCGATTCTGGGGCCTCTGCGCCTGGGAAAGCCACCCCTTCTCCATCGCCTGGGTTGAGCACGTCAAGGACTCTTCCCTGCCCGTCCTCGAGAAGGAACCCTTCAACGCCATCGACAAGCCCAACACGACCACCAAGGTTTCATTCCTGATTGGTGCCCAGACCGGCttcaccaagaagctcaacgaTCGCGTCTCCTTGTCCCGCCGACCCCTTCgcatcaaggctgccatgGAAGGCCCCTACGCCGGCCACAACAGCCTCGACTCGTACGGTCACGTCATCCTCTTTGCCGGCTCGACTGGCATCACGCACCAGGTCTCGTACATGCGCCACCTCCTCCAAGGATACAACGACGGCACGACAGCGACTCGACGCATCACCCTCGTCTGGATCATCCGCGAGTACGAGTCCCTCGAGTGGGTTCGCCCGTACATGGACGTGATCCTCCGCATGCCCAACCGCAAAGACGTCCTCCGCGTCCAGGTCTTCGTGACTCGGCCTCAGAACCCAAGCGACATCGTCAGTGCTAGCGCCACAGTGCGCATGTTCCCAGGACGGCCTAACattcccctcctcctccagaagGAGGTCCAGGAGCAAATGGGAGCCATGTGCGTCACCGTGTGCGGTCCAGGTGCCCTCGCCGATGACGTCCGAGAAGCAGCACGCGGAGTCCAGGGTTCGAGCGTTGTGGACTTTGTCGAGGAGAGCTTTACGTGGTAA
- a CDS encoding PARP-type domain-containing protein — protein sequence MGEYRIEVSPNNRAGCKDSECKKTKEKITKGMLRFGSWVTIEDHGSWAWKHWGCVSGQQLQNVRDLCEQGDGSFDCDAIDGYDELGDHPDLQEKVRRCVTQGFIDPEDFNGDPEKNKLGEKGIHLTAAQKRKREKDAAAAAAADDDDEDQPKPKKARKTKAVKAKKEEDEQEEEPAPAKPARGKKAAAKAKVKDETEDEAPAPAPAKKGRRTSAQKVKDEADEEEPAAAPAPAKKGRRASAQKVKDETDEEESAPAPAPAPAKRGRKAATKNTEEDDEAPAPVPTKGRKTASRKTKDEAEEKPAAVRRPRRAAAKKAPVADEDEDAAEEQEEDEKPASKAKGRRGRPRKV from the exons ATGGGCGAATACCGTATTG AGGTGTCCCCCAACAACCGCGCTGGTTGCAAGGACAGCGAGtgcaagaagaccaaggagaagatcaCTAAGGGCATGCTCCGCTTTGGCAGCTGGGTCACCATTGAAGATCATGGAAGCTGGGCGTGGAAGCATTG GGGATGTGTCTCCGGTCAACAGCTGCAGAACGTCCGCGATCTCTGCGAGCAGGGCGATGGTAGTTTTGACTGCGATGCTATCGACGGTTACGATGAGCTTGG GGACCATCCTGATCTGCAGGAAAAGGTTCGACGCTGCGTCACCCAGGGATTCATTGATCCCGAAGACTTCAATGGA GATCCCGAGAAGAACAAGCTCGGCGAAAAGGGCATCCATCTGACGGCTGCTcaaaagagaaagagggagaaggatgctgctgctgccgct GCtgctgacgacgacgacgaggatcagCCCAAGCCTAAGAAGGCACGCAAGACCAAGGCCGTCAAGgctaagaaggaggaggatgaacaggaggaggagcccgCTCCTGCTAAGCCTGCCCGTggcaagaaggctgctgctaaggccaaggtcaaggatgagACTGAGGACGAGGCTCCTGCCCCCGCTCCCGCTAAGAAGGGACGCCGGACTTCAGCCCAGAaggtcaaggatgaggctgatgaagaggagcCTGCCGCTGCTCCTGCTCCCGCTAAGAAGGGACGCCGAGCTTCGGCCCAGAAAGTCAAGGACGAGACTGATGAAGAGGAgtctgctcctgctcctgctcctgcccCTGCCAAGAGAGGGCGAAAGGCCGCCACCAAGAACactgaggaggacgatgaggctCCTGCCCCGGTTCCCACTAAGGGGCGCAAGACTGCTTCTCGGAAGACGAaggatgaagctgaagagaagCCTGCCGCAGTCAGAAGACCACGCAGGGCCGCCGCCAAGAAAGCCCCTGTtgccgatgaggatgaagacgctGCTGAAGAacaggaggaagacgagaagCCTgcttccaaggccaagggccgTCGTGGACGCCCTCGCAAGGTTTGA